Proteins co-encoded in one Halorussus lipolyticus genomic window:
- the ilvN gene encoding acetolactate synthase small subunit → MSDSERGTGDAGLQGPAPDERPHPEGRRNRHGERIESVTDAEQDPRTGVVSALVEHEPGVLAKVSGLFSRRQFNIESLTVGPTTVDGHARITLVVEETDSGIEQVKKQVEKLVPVIAVGELGDDAVQAELVLLKVRGEEPDKVHAITQMYEGQTLDAGPRTITVQITGDQQKIDDAVDAFRQFGIIEIARTGQTALARGDTPTTPGESPAASAESTADTETTANTTIATDDD, encoded by the coding sequence ATGAGTGACAGCGAGCGCGGAACCGGGGACGCCGGATTGCAGGGTCCGGCCCCCGACGAGCGTCCTCACCCCGAGGGCCGCCGGAACCGTCACGGCGAGCGAATCGAGTCCGTGACGGACGCCGAGCAGGACCCCCGGACCGGGGTGGTCTCAGCGCTGGTCGAACACGAACCCGGCGTGCTGGCGAAGGTCTCGGGTCTGTTCTCCCGGCGGCAGTTCAACATCGAGAGCCTGACCGTCGGGCCGACCACGGTGGACGGTCACGCGCGAATCACACTGGTTGTAGAGGAGACCGACTCGGGCATCGAGCAAGTCAAGAAACAGGTCGAAAAACTGGTCCCGGTCATCGCGGTGGGCGAGTTGGGCGACGACGCGGTGCAGGCCGAACTCGTCCTGCTGAAGGTCCGGGGCGAGGAGCCGGACAAAGTTCACGCCATCACCCAGATGTACGAGGGCCAGACCCTCGACGCCGGACCCCGGACCATCACGGTCCAGATTACCGGCGACCAGCAGAAGATAGACGACGCGGTGGACGCCTTCCGGCAGTTCGGCATCATCGAAATCGCCCGGACCGGCCAGACCGCCTTGGCGCGGGGCGACACTCCGACGACGCCCGGCGAATCGCCCGCGGCCTCCGCCGAGAGTACCGCCGACACCGAGACGACAGCAAACACCACGATAGCAACCGACGATGACTGA
- the leuC gene encoding 3-isopropylmalate dehydratase large subunit has translation MSEDTLYDKVWDRHKVTELPTGQDQLFVGLHLVHEVTSPQAFGMLRERGLDVAYPERTHATVDHIVPTEDRNRPYEGPAEEMMAELEQNVRDAGIDFSSPDTGNQGIVHVIGPEQGLTQPGMTVVCGDSHTSTHGAFGALAFGIGTSQIRDVLATGTVAMEKKDVRRIRVTGELGECVEAKDVILEIIRRLGTDGGVGYVYEYAGEAIENLDVEGRMSICNMSIEGGARAGYVNPDETTYEWLRDTDAFRDDPEKFEKLKPYWESIASDADAKFDDEVVIDGDELEPMVTWGTTPGQGVGVTEPIPDPDELPEDKQDTARHAQAHMGVEPGETMEGYPIDVAFLGSCTNARLPDLRRSARLVAGREVHDDVRAMVVPGSQRVKSAAEEEGLDRIFEDAGFDWRGAGCSMCLGMNPDQLEGDEACASSSNRNFVGRQGSKDGKTVLMNPRMVAAAAICGEVTDARELDETKLADSEVEA, from the coding sequence ATGAGCGAGGACACCCTCTACGACAAAGTGTGGGACCGCCACAAGGTGACGGAACTCCCGACCGGACAGGACCAACTGTTCGTGGGTCTCCACCTCGTCCACGAGGTCACGAGTCCCCAAGCGTTCGGGATGCTCCGCGAGCGAGGACTCGACGTGGCCTACCCCGAGCGCACCCACGCCACAGTGGACCACATCGTCCCGACCGAGGACCGAAATCGACCCTACGAAGGGCCAGCAGAGGAGATGATGGCCGAACTGGAGCAGAACGTCCGGGACGCCGGCATCGACTTCTCCAGTCCCGACACCGGGAATCAGGGCATCGTCCACGTCATCGGCCCGGAGCAGGGCCTGACCCAACCCGGCATGACCGTGGTCTGCGGCGATTCCCACACCTCGACCCACGGCGCGTTCGGTGCCCTCGCGTTCGGCATCGGCACCTCCCAGATTCGGGACGTGCTGGCGACCGGCACCGTGGCGATGGAGAAGAAGGACGTGCGCCGAATCCGCGTCACGGGCGAGTTGGGCGAGTGCGTCGAGGCCAAGGACGTGATTCTCGAAATCATCCGCCGACTCGGCACCGACGGCGGCGTCGGGTACGTCTACGAGTACGCCGGGGAAGCCATCGAAAACCTCGACGTGGAGGGTCGGATGAGCATCTGCAACATGTCCATCGAGGGCGGCGCGCGGGCCGGATACGTCAACCCCGACGAGACCACCTACGAGTGGCTGAGAGACACCGACGCCTTCCGCGACGACCCCGAGAAGTTCGAGAAGTTGAAGCCCTACTGGGAGTCCATCGCCTCCGACGCCGACGCCAAATTCGACGACGAGGTGGTCATTGACGGCGACGAACTCGAACCGATGGTGACGTGGGGCACCACGCCCGGACAGGGCGTCGGCGTCACCGAACCGATTCCCGACCCCGACGAACTCCCAGAGGACAAACAGGACACTGCCCGCCACGCCCAAGCCCACATGGGCGTCGAACCCGGCGAGACGATGGAAGGCTACCCCATCGACGTGGCTTTCCTCGGGTCCTGCACCAACGCCCGACTGCCCGACCTCCGGCGGTCTGCCCGACTCGTCGCCGGCCGCGAAGTCCACGACGATGTTCGCGCCATGGTGGTCCCCGGAAGCCAGCGCGTCAAGTCAGCGGCCGAGGAGGAAGGCCTCGACCGAATCTTCGAAGACGCCGGGTTCGACTGGCGCGGGGCCGGTTGCTCGATGTGCCTCGGGATGAACCCCGACCAACTGGAGGGCGACGAGGCCTGCGCCTCGTCCTCGAACCGGAACTTCGTCGGGCGACAGGGGAGCAAGGACGGCAAGACCGTGCTGATGAATCCCCGGATGGTCGCCGCCGCCGCAATCTG
- the ilvB gene encoding biosynthetic-type acetolactate synthase large subunit, whose amino-acid sequence MSESAPPRFEDGEETEPVNGDPITGDADSAAKTTRTGAQSVVAALERAGAETLFGVQGGAIMPVYDALYDSDLRHVTMAHEQSAAHAADAYGIVSGTPGVCLATSGPGATNLTTGIADADMDSDPMVALTGQVPTDFVGSDAFQETDTTGLTAPITKTNYFAQRADTVGDTVGEAFALAGEGRPGPTLVDLPKDVTNAETDAEPKDATTPDTYDPQTEADDEEVRAAARTLERAKKPVILAGGGVVKGEASEQLRAFAREYGIPVASSMPAVGAFPEDDDLALEMVGMHGTGYANMATTHCDVLFAVGCRFDDRLTGGVDTFAPEAEVVHADIDPAEISKNVHADVPLVGDAGTVISQVGDEMERAPDCDEWRDQCQQWKDEYPMDYRTPDDEPLKPQFVVEALDEATDDDAIVTTGVGQHQMWAVQYWTYTEPRTWVSSHGLGTMGYGLPAAIGAKMAAPDREVVSFEGDGSFLMTIQELAVAVRENLDITVAVLNNEYIGMVRQWQDAFFDGRRAASDYDWCPEFDKLAEAFGAEGFAVSDYDEVTSTVESAMAYDGPSVVDFRIDPAENVYPMVPSGGANGQFALSEDQL is encoded by the coding sequence GTGAGTGAGTCCGCACCGCCGCGGTTCGAGGACGGCGAAGAAACCGAACCGGTAAATGGCGACCCGATTACCGGAGACGCCGACTCGGCCGCCAAAACCACTCGGACCGGCGCGCAGTCCGTGGTCGCCGCGCTCGAACGCGCCGGAGCGGAAACCCTGTTCGGCGTGCAGGGCGGGGCAATCATGCCGGTCTACGACGCGCTCTACGACTCTGACCTGCGCCACGTCACCATGGCTCACGAGCAGTCCGCGGCCCACGCCGCCGACGCCTACGGCATCGTCTCGGGAACGCCGGGGGTCTGTCTGGCCACGTCCGGACCGGGCGCGACAAACCTGACGACCGGCATCGCGGACGCCGACATGGACTCGGACCCGATGGTCGCGCTGACCGGGCAGGTCCCGACCGATTTCGTCGGAAGCGATGCGTTCCAAGAGACCGACACCACCGGTCTGACCGCGCCCATCACGAAGACCAACTACTTCGCCCAGCGCGCCGACACGGTGGGCGACACGGTGGGCGAGGCCTTCGCGCTCGCCGGGGAGGGCCGACCCGGCCCGACGCTGGTGGACCTCCCGAAGGACGTGACCAACGCCGAGACCGACGCCGAACCCAAAGACGCCACCACGCCCGACACCTACGACCCCCAGACCGAGGCCGACGACGAGGAGGTCCGGGCCGCGGCCCGAACCCTCGAACGAGCCAAGAAGCCGGTCATCTTGGCGGGCGGTGGCGTCGTCAAAGGCGAGGCCAGCGAACAACTCCGAGCGTTCGCCCGCGAGTACGGCATCCCGGTGGCCTCCTCGATGCCTGCGGTCGGGGCCTTCCCCGAGGACGACGACCTCGCCTTGGAGATGGTGGGGATGCACGGCACGGGCTACGCCAACATGGCGACGACCCACTGCGACGTGCTGTTCGCGGTCGGATGCCGGTTCGACGACCGACTGACCGGGGGCGTCGATACCTTCGCGCCCGAGGCCGAGGTGGTCCACGCCGACATCGACCCCGCGGAAATCAGCAAGAACGTCCACGCCGACGTGCCTCTCGTCGGGGACGCTGGCACGGTCATCTCGCAGGTCGGCGACGAGATGGAGCGCGCCCCGGACTGCGACGAGTGGCGCGACCAGTGCCAGCAGTGGAAAGACGAGTACCCGATGGACTACCGGACGCCCGACGACGAACCCCTCAAGCCCCAGTTCGTCGTGGAGGCGCTGGACGAGGCCACCGACGACGACGCCATCGTCACCACCGGAGTCGGCCAGCACCAGATGTGGGCGGTCCAGTACTGGACCTACACCGAACCCCGGACGTGGGTCTCCAGTCACGGATTGGGCACGATGGGCTACGGCCTGCCCGCCGCAATCGGCGCGAAGATGGCCGCACCCGACCGAGAGGTCGTCAGTTTCGAGGGCGACGGTTCGTTCCTGATGACGATTCAGGAGTTGGCCGTCGCGGTCCGGGAGAACTTAGACATCACCGTCGCGGTCCTCAACAACGAGTACATCGGGATGGTCCGCCAGTGGCAGGACGCCTTCTTCGACGGGCGGCGGGCGGCCTCCGACTACGACTGGTGCCCCGAGTTCGACAAACTGGCCGAGGCCTTCGGCGCGGAGGGGTTCGCCGTCTCGGACTACGACGAGGTGACCAGCACCGTCGAGTCGGCGATGGCCTACGACGGCCCCTCGGTCGTGGACTTCCGCATCGACCCCGCCGAGAATGTCTACCCGATGGTGCCCTCGGGCGGCGCAAACGGACAGTTCGCGCTGTCGGAGGACCAGTTATGA
- the ilvC gene encoding ketol-acid reductoisomerase codes for MTDEFDTTVYYDDDADSTHIEDETVAVLGYGSQGHAHAQNLADSGVDVIVGLRDGSSSREAAEADGLDVATPKAAASEADIVSVLVPDTVQPAVYDDIRSELEAGDTLQFAHGFNVHYGQIEPPEDVDVTMIAPKSPGHLVRRNYENSEGTPGLLAVYQDATGDAKQEALAYGKAIGCTRAGVVETTFREETETDLFGEQAVLCGGVTELIKAGYETLVDAGYSPEMAYFECLNEMKLIVDLMYEGGMGEMWDSVSDTAEYGGLTRGEMIVDETARENMEEVLEAVQNGEFAREWITENQAGRPSYHQRRTAEKNHEIEDVGERLRELFAWADDADQTEESSDQQTTEKATADD; via the coding sequence ATGACTGACGAATTCGACACCACTGTATACTACGACGACGACGCGGACAGCACCCACATCGAGGACGAGACGGTCGCGGTCCTCGGCTACGGGAGCCAAGGCCACGCCCACGCCCAGAACCTCGCCGACAGCGGGGTGGACGTGATTGTGGGACTTCGGGACGGGTCCTCCTCGCGGGAGGCCGCCGAAGCCGACGGCCTCGACGTTGCGACCCCAAAAGCGGCCGCCAGCGAGGCCGACATCGTGTCGGTCCTCGTCCCCGATACGGTTCAGCCAGCGGTCTACGACGACATCCGGAGCGAGTTGGAGGCGGGCGACACCCTCCAGTTCGCTCACGGGTTCAACGTCCACTACGGCCAAATCGAACCGCCCGAGGACGTGGACGTGACCATGATAGCCCCCAAGTCGCCGGGCCACCTCGTCCGGCGCAACTACGAGAACAGCGAGGGCACGCCCGGCCTGCTGGCGGTGTATCAGGACGCCACGGGCGACGCCAAGCAGGAGGCGCTGGCCTACGGGAAGGCCATCGGTTGTACCCGAGCGGGCGTGGTCGAGACCACCTTCCGCGAGGAGACCGAGACCGACCTGTTCGGCGAGCAGGCCGTCCTCTGCGGCGGCGTCACCGAACTCATCAAGGCCGGCTACGAGACGCTGGTGGACGCGGGCTACAGCCCCGAGATGGCCTACTTCGAGTGCCTGAACGAGATGAAACTCATCGTGGACCTCATGTACGAGGGCGGGATGGGCGAGATGTGGGATTCGGTCTCGGACACCGCCGAGTACGGCGGGTTGACCCGCGGCGAGATGATTGTGGACGAGACTGCACGCGAGAACATGGAGGAGGTCCTCGAAGCGGTCCAGAACGGCGAGTTCGCCCGCGAGTGGATTACCGAGAATCAGGCCGGACGCCCGAGTTACCACCAGCGCCGGACCGCCGAGAAGAACCACGAAATCGAGGACGTCGGCGAGCGCCTGCGCGAGTTGTTCGCGTGGGCCGACGACGCCGACCAGACCGAGGAATCGAGCGACCAACAGACCACCGAGAAAGCGACAGCGGACGACTAA